In Cercospora beticola chromosome 3, complete sequence, the following proteins share a genomic window:
- a CDS encoding uncharacterized protein (antiSMASH:Cluster_10~SMCOG1138:FAD linked oxidase domain protein): MEKHTQLVAQIASSVKEFYDKKQKFRIYRGATNSSRNQTLRDKKNVVDTSGLNHVLKVDTEKMLAYVEANVPMDKLVEATLAYDLTPAVVADFPGITVGGGYSGTTGESSSYKHGFFNQTLESVEMVLANGEVVTCSETNLPDLFHGAAGGLGSFGVVTLLAIRLEKAQKYVETTYHPVSSIEEAVEKVKHFTSGAQYDKSDYVDGILWSKTSGAIITGRRTNERTPGVAVARFSAPSDPWFAWHVEERLKASNGPVTELIPLPEYYFRYDRGGFWVGASIFEMTKGAVPFTKRTRYWLDDFLHTRMLYAAMHSLYLNIQIIQDVAIPMSAAKEFIEWETEEIKIWPLWLCPLKQTPAPTLHPHTTEKKADGSPELMLNVGIWGSPIEADLDCYLKENKAIEDKLHEVGGMKWMYAASFASEEDWWRPFDRKWYNSLREKYHATTLPTIFDKARHDPKKLEQHVENFSWKDALPIMLFSGGGLALGKAWLSGEWRKKRKSTWMNWVPRGKGE, from the exons ATGGAGAAACACACCCAGCTGGTGGCGCAGATCGCCAGCAGCGTGAAGGAGTTCTAcgacaagaagcagaaattTCGCATCTATCGTGGAGCTACGAACAGCAGTCGCAACCAGACCTTGCGCGACAAGAAGAATGTCGTGGATACGAGCGGACTAAACCATGTGCTCAAAGTTGATAcggagaagatgttggcgTACGTTGAAGCGAACGTGCCAATGGATAAGCTGGTAGAAGCTACCTTGGCCTACGACCTCACACCTGCTGTCGTGGCAGACTTCCCTG GTATCACTGTTGGAGGTGGCTACTCTGGCACCACTGGCGAGAGCTCCTCTTACAAACATGGCTTCTTCAATCAGACTCTCGAGTCAGTGGAAATGGTCCTGGCAAATGGCGAGGTCGTTACATGCTCTGAGACCAATCTTCCGGACTTGTTCCATGGTGCAGCAGGAGGTCTGGGATCATTTGGTGTTGTAACCCTGCTCGCAATCCGCCTCGAGAAAGCGCAAAAATATGTCGAGACGACATACCATCCTGTCTCTAGCATCGAGGAAGCCGTCGAAAAGGTCAAACACTTCACTTCCGGTGCCCAATACGACAAGTCCGACTATGTTGACGGTATTTTGTGGTCAAAGACTTCAGGTGCTATTATTACTGGCCGACGCACTAACGAGCGCACTCCTGGTGTAGCCGTCGCTCGATTTTCTGCGCCCAGTGATCCCTGGTTCGCCTGGCACGTAGAGGAGCGTCTGAAAGCGAGCAACGGCCCAGTCACAGAGCTCATTCCGCTTCCAGAGTACTACTTCCGCTACGACCGAGGCGGCTTCTGGGTAGGCGCCAGCATTTTCGAGATGACGAAGGGCGCCGTTCCCTTCACCAAGCGCACGCGATACTGGCTGGACGATTTTCTACATACGCGAATGCTCTACGCAGCAATGCATTCGCTTTACCTCAATATTCAGATCATTCAAGACGTGGCTATTCCTATGTCAGCTGCAAAAGAGTTCATCGAATGGGAGACCGAGGAGATCAAGATCTGGCCGCTATGGCTCTGCCCTTTGAAACAGACTCCAGCTCCGACGTTACATCCCCACACTACGGAAAAGAAAGCCGACGGAAGTCCGGAGCTCATGCTGAACGTCGGAATTTGGGGGTCACCCATTGAAGCCGATCTCGACTGCTATCTCAAAGAAAACAAAGCCATTGAAGATAAGCTGCACGAGGTCGGAGGTATGAAATGGATGTATGCTGCGTCTTTCGCATCGGAAGAGGACTGGTGGCGACCATTCGATCGCAAGTGGTATAACAGCTTGCGCGAGAAATACCATGCCACTACGTTGCCGACCATCTTCGACAAAGCTCGACATGATCCAAAGAAGCTCGAGCAGCATGTCGAAAATTTCAGCTGGAAAGATGCTCTGCCTATCATGTTGTTTAGTGGAGGAGGACTTGCTCTAGGCAAAGCATGGCTCAGTGGTGAgtggagaaaga
- a CDS encoding uncharacterized protein (antiSMASH:Cluster_10~SMCOG1094:ferredoxin), whose protein sequence is MATAKNNIAREQVRELKEAPLPLPGVVLQLRTGKKQAFGPTQSAINKLQVEGSIFAGKTGLDGDEHVYKHHGGIDRAIHQYNPDHYADWRAEEPPAPALFDIGGFGENLTTTNMNEENVCVGDLYRLGEEIILQVSEPRNPCYKLNIRFQWPRVLKRVQRTGRVGWNFRVLQTGYVKKGDTISLLERPHPKWSVMNVQRAIKGKAVPLSLVEECSELEVLTSKFRDMALHRLRSSPKRYAVTKIEQVTPRVKQLTFSLLDTLKLSNSDFEDFAFAQLRFGPDLSLSRSYSIVSGNMKTFCLGVALDDQSRGGSAYLHQQLRVGDEVQMVPGDSPKAVADEKSCEKDGSIAHRLIIIGDIGVTAFLPKIKSWQQQGVPLSIHYAVRSDADAAYANDLPKQPTTTYSKTRNERLEVESIIPPPSSKTKLYCCGPARLMQACKQLTDKLGYPENMVHFEDFTAPRGDDLGDPFEVEVDEPDTKRKETLVVPSDKTLLQVLHEAGFDNVMSSCETGGCGACKVTLCAGKVAYNSQVLSEEEKKTAMQSCVDRGVGKIKIEID, encoded by the coding sequence ATGGCGACCGCAAAGAACAACATCGCCAGAGAGCAAGTACGCGAGCTCAAGGAAGCACCTCTTCCTCTGCCGGGCGTTGTACTCCAGCTCCGTACAGGCAAGAAACAGGCATTCGGTCCAACACAATCAGCTATCAATAAATTGCAGGTTGAAGGGTCGATCTTCGCAGGCAAGACTGGACTCGACGGAGACGAGCATGTGTACAAGCACCATGGAGGCATTGACCGAGCTATCCACCAATACAACCCTGATCACTATGCCGACTGGCGAGCAGAAGAACCGCCGGCGCCAGCACTCTTCGACATCGGAGGCTTTGGCGAAAACCTTACCACAACCAACATGAATGAAGAAAACGTTTGTGTTGGCGACCTCTATCGTCTCGGAGAGGAAATCATTCTGCAAGTCAGCGAGCCGCGGAATCCGTGCTATAAGCTCAATATCCGCTTCCAATGGCCTCGAGTTCTAAAGCGCGTGCAACGTACGGGACGTGTGGGGTGGAACTTCCGCGTGCTGCAGACTGGGTACGTCAAGAAAGGCGATACGATATCGCTTCTGGAGCGACCGCATCCGAAGTGGTCCGTCATGAACGTCCAGCGCGCCATAAAAGGCAAGGCAGTTCCTCTGTCCTTGGTCGAGGAGTGCAGCGAGCTGGAGGTGCTTACGTCCAAATTCAGAGATATGGCTCTGCATCGACTGCGATCTTCTCCGAAGCGATACGCCGTCACCAAAATTGAGCAAGTTACGCCACGCGTCAAGCAGCTGACATTCAGCCTGCTGGACACGCTGAAGCTCTCCAACTCTGATTTCGAGGACTTCGCTTTTGCGCAGCTTCGTTTCGGTCCGGATCTCAGTCTGTCGCGGTCTTACTCGATCGTGTCTGGCAACATGAAGACTTTCTGCTTAGGTGTGGCTCTTGACGACCAGTCACGAGGCGGGTCGGCATATCTGCACCAGCAACTCCGTGTTGGTGACGAGGTTCAAATGGTGCCGGGTGACAGCCCTAAGGCCGTGGCTGACGAAAAATCTTGCGAGAAGGATGGGTCCATCGCACACCGTCTGATTATCATTGGTGACATTGGTGTCACTGCATTCTTGCCAAAGATCAAATCGTGGCAACAACAAGGTGTACCTCTCAGCATTCACTATGCTGTGAGAAGCGATGCTGATGCAGCATACGCCAATGATCTTCCCAAGCAGCCAACCACGACGTACAGCAAGACACGCAACGAGCGGCTTGAAGTTGAAAGCATCATTCCACCTCCTTCTTCGAAGACCAAACTCTACTGCTGTGGCCCAGCACGACTCATGCAGGCGTGCAAGCAGCTCACTGACAAACTTGGCTACCCCGAAAACATGGTGCATTTCGAAGATTTCACGGCACCACGCGGCGATGACCTCGGCGATCCCTTTgaggtcgaggtcgatgaaCCGGACACCAAACGCAAGGAGACACTGGTGGTGCCTTCCGATAAGACGCTACTTCAAGTTCTGCACGAGGCCGGCTTTGACAACGTGATGTCGAGCTGTGAGACAGGTGGTTGTGGCGCGTGCAAGGTCACGTTGTGTGCAGGCAAGGTGGCCTACAACAGCCAGGTGCTGTCAGAGGAGGAGAAAAAGACAGCTATGCAGAGCTGCGTCGATCGAGGCGTAGGCAAGATCAAGATTGAGATTGATTAG